A segment of the Mytilus trossulus isolate FHL-02 chromosome 12, PNRI_Mtr1.1.1.hap1, whole genome shotgun sequence genome:
TCTGTACACATGTTTGAATGGAACATAATTGGGAATACAACATTATGATACATTTGTGTGTAAGTGTGTCGTTGTAAGTGTTTTGTACAAAAAGACATGTTTGATATACGTTAATGATACATTAACCAACTAATAGATAAATTAATCGCATTTATAAATGTCAAGTCCTAGATATTAGTTGAAAtcagtagttttgatataaatgtTCTATCAACATGGATGAGGTACAGAATACACGTGATTTTATTAATATCTTATAAATAGTAATGAAAAACTGTATGAAAAATCGTATTGTTTTCTCTATAAGCAAGGCAAAAAGTATGTGTATACGGATTTATTTTTGCAGCAGTTTGTGGATTGTGCGATAACAATATATTCTAAAGACgcatacatatatcaatattcaTCTAGGGAAaccttcaaaattttaaaatatggtatatttcattttgttgttaaacGTATATTCTATATCTTGATTGTGTTgattatgtttttctttcaacAATTGTTTTAGTTTCAAAGAGGATTGCCGCTCAATTTTCTAAAGtttacatgtacttagattttgtatttatcattatttaaggaaacaccaatttgatttcaagatttttagattttaatgcTCCTTTTTCGGAGACTGACTCTTCCAAATCTCAAAATCGTAACCAATGAAACTcgaatcaaaacaaatataaataccaaataaaataaaaagttaaaaagcatgGAGGACAGAGACATATTGTCAAATAAAGCTAATTCAATCTATTTTTCACgcacgtcaatatttttttttacaaacgtCATTATCAAATCTTCTTTCGACTGTACATGGTCTGTCATGAATAAATTGAGTCCGCGATTCCCATAGACTTTTAAACAATCAAAGAAATAGATGATTTTGATAAACCAGATATATTCTTCTTAGCCTTGTGTCATGCAAGCATAAATCTTCTGTTGTTAAGTGGAATTTAGAGAGTATCAACACGATTATGGGGATGATATTGAGATTAAAGTCTTCATAACTAGGAGTGTGTAATTGGTTTTATCATTTCTAGTCAAGCTTAGgagtattaaattattttttgctttcaggagtcaaaataaagaatattttgcTCTGACAGATTAATGTTGACTGAAAAGGACGGCAACCATTGGAAGGGGACGTTTAAATACCTTGCGATCTATctgtatatcaataaaatcattgaGTTTCTTTTATTAAGCTCTATTGTAATTAATCTACCGTAGTCAAATTTGAAGTATTATACCAGCTTAGATCGATCAGTGCTGTTTATTGGGAATGCATTTCCGTGCAATCGTTGTTGTAACATCTTAACTGTCGTCACCGAAATTTTATAGTTGTACCAATTATTTTGCACATTACTATAAATGTAAGTCTCTGTTGGcccgattttttttaattatataattgtcgAAAGAACTTGACGTCAAATTGGTGAGTCattattatagtttttcacgAAGATAAATTTCAGATACTTTTTTCGTTTGCTGGTTAGTGTTGCTATAACTAAAATGTATCTAAATCTATTGATCTATGCTTTCCAAAACAATGGTAGAACATGTTATTTATAAGAGGACGTGTTTTCAACAGTCCGTCGGAATTCCAGTGGAaaccaattgtgcccctcttcttttCGACTTGTTTCGTTaatattatgaggctgacttcattcAGGAACTTCTTAAAACAAATAAGCAGTTAGCAATATGCATTTACTTTACGTTCCTCTAAAAATAGGATGTTCTCtcattaaataatataaaatttggtGACTAGGTTGAACGAATCTACCCAATAAAACTAGAGATAGAGGATACTACAGAAATAGTTAAGTTTGCCTCAtattttgacttacatctagaaactGATAATAAGGTTCGGTAAACCAATCTGTTCGACAACAGAGATGATCCAGCTTCCAAtatgtgaactttccatttctatgtagcaacattccagcaacGCCTGTATACGGattatatctcccaattgatacgatattcccggacTGGTATATAGGATTGCAGCTTACAagtaagctattaaaccaagagtgtTCCAActggtgaagttgaagtcatccctttcgttaattttacggacgccatcacgggCTTGTTGACCGGtttggaataaccgtttcacagaggATATCGGATATGGTTCTTTTGTCCTAACTACAACACctcttcccttttcacgaatgtgaccaaCTGAATGAGACTATTTACcgaatttataattattataatataagcAACACAACGAGTGCCATATGTAgatcaggatctgcttaaccttttggagcacctgagatcacaccAATTGTTGTTGGGGTTCTTTTGCTTAGTCTTTTTGTTTggttgtctttttattttttagctatggcgttgttAGTTCATTTATAATTGATCAGTTTGATTgtacctttgatatctttcgtttCTCTTTTATAGTAGGGCACTCAAGATTTTGGAATTTTATCAACAGTATGTAAACAAGACATTTTGAAGATGTTCTCTATCTATAGTAGTGTACATATAACAGATACAAGAGAGAGGCTATGTATACCAAAGGGATATTTAATAAGTCGAATACGCATTGATTATATAagaaaaggagatgtggtatgattgccagtgagacaaatctctacaagagaccaaaatgacacatcaattcataactataggtcaacgtacggccttcaccaATGAGTGAAGTCCATTACGCAAAGACAGCTATAAGGGACACCAaagtgacaatgtaaaacaattcaaaaaagtaAACTAATGACCTTATGTATTaatcaaaaatggaaaaaaaaatatgtaacacatagacatacgacaaccactgagttacaggcacatacatacataatgagTCATTCAAAAAGCgaacaacaaaagaaaagacaaacatcCGTACACTttacacaacaaagaaaactaaacattaagATCAACGAACCCTAAAACTATAGGGTGCTTTGTAAGGTTAAGCATATTCTGGCaccatttttaaattcatatttagcACCCGTCGTATTTTgctgatgtaaaaaaaaaacatgacaactTCGTCAATTATGTTATTAGTTGTCATGCTAAGTTATCAAAGAGAAAGTCCTCTTTTGCAGAATTTTGTAGACATCATTGACGGTAAACGTTATGAAGCAATCACAGTTATTTGTTTCTGAAcagttttgatatttgatacagTACactttttcagtaatttattttatcaaaagcAATTTAATGTTATGTTAACTCTACCGTGGGTTGTTTGTTTCAGCAACGTATCAGTctataaacatgaaaacaacTACTTCAAATCTGTCGAACTGTGttcacaataaagaaaaacgTCTACCTGAATCAATGGACAATGCTTAAATTACGAATCAAGAATACACTGCTTTTATATAGGTTGACCAGTATAACCTACTGAATTGTGCCCGAAACCATGTTATCAATACATCATgcatgttatttatttatatgtatttataaatatatacctCAACAACGAATTAATATCGAATTCCATGACCTACTAAACTATTAAAGTATTAATGTGTATTGTTATGTAATCTGTTACAAAGAATTCATTAAGaatgtaaaagattttttttctatttctattttttttttttaaattatttgtcatTATGTATTTATGGCTGCCTAATCAATATCTTTGATCCTTTAAAGTGATATGCACTGTCATTTTCTGCTTGATAACGTCTTCAATGGACTTTAGCatgcttctttttatatatcacAAAGTGTCTAAAAGTTAAGTTCAATTGTCCTTTGTCCTTTGTTCCGTCTACTTGATGACAAAGACGTTGTACAATTGATTAAGGGAATTTGACATGACAAGAAAacagtttataattttattttaacgtACTACAATGATTTCTATTGAAATTGCGTAATAGTAACCGCTATTCCATTCCCTCCCctaaaaactttttttccaacACAGTAACAAGcaatgaaaaatgtatttctGTATTATCAATTTAATAATTCACTGCATTATTGTCATGCGTGTAGGATTTTAGGGGACACATCGTTTAGCTTGGagtgaaatatatgtttttcgaAATGGCGAAGAAGGTAGTTTGAGGGgtttaaattaatgtaaaattttacagtCGTAAATGCGCTGCACTGAAATATTGGTGAATGGACATATGAGTATCCTAATACGTTAAAGTGTTATCAATGCATTTTATGTAAACATTGTGTACAAAGTCATGTACAAGTAACTGCAAATCCATTTCCAACATTTCTATTTTCCTACACAGCAATAGGCAAATAAAACCCCAAAAagttttttaattcttaattatCAAGTTAAATATCCAGTGcattattatgattattgtGGCAGTTTCCTATGCCTGGTATAAGACATCCTATGACGTCGCATACGATGTCGGTGTTATTTTTGGTAACGTTAATTTGACGTTATTTTTATGCAAATGTATGCATAACGTCGTACTATACATTATATGCAGTTCAATCATACACCATAATTTATATAACCGATCTGCTTGATTTGCTATTTAAACGGTCGAACTAAAAAGGGCAGCACATATATAATAAAGTGCTGTCTATTCAAAACAGAGatgtaatatttattaatatgatATCACATAGGAACAcagatattttttctttcttttgattgaaacaggatatttgtttaaaaccACGGTCTTTTCTTCTGCTTTCTTTTATCGTCTATAGTAGTTCatgaataatttcaaattaaaaatttactacAACAAAAATTATCAGATTTGCAAACTGCATAACACAAGAAAATTTCACAACTACTAACACGTAAACGGATACAGTAATACgtttttattagatttattaCTGACAAATATGTTgagatataaatgtataaaaatggattataaaaaagttatggttatgtatgaaatatttgcaacgtTAGGAATTACATTTCAAGTAATACAGAACGTAAAGTCAAAACGTCAAGTCATAATATCACACACATCATGCTTTTTAACTTGTGTTGACGTTTATACTTTCGACATGCAGTCAACAATCTGTTCAAATAAATCTCTAAAATgtaattgttcatgttatatAGTATATAGTATATTTAATGATATTACAAATTACCCCTCCAAAACTGTTTGATAAGCCTTATCATTCttgtaacaaaaatgtaaacaacgGCGTAGCTAGACACACACAacatatcatgtttattttctctttttatattttcactGTAAACTTcgatatatgtttttttttcgtacACTTAAACATTATCTATTCACATTTAAATACTATTTCAGATCGTAGAAAAGACTGCAAATGCctactgtttttttataatttcgcAATTACCCCGTTAATCACCCGAACATTTAAAACCATATCACgactaaataaactcatcatagaaaccatgCATATCGAATTATGTAtttacgctagacgcgcgtttcgtccactaAAGACTCACCACTGACGctcgaatttaaaaaaaatgataaaggttaaataaagtacgaagtcgAAGAGCATTTCAAGGGATCATTATTTTTCTACcctttttcgtttttttgtaTACAACCTGAATTGACAGTTGgttgtattatacatgtatttgtatgcGTATCCATCTGATGTCTTAAGtttttcagctgatttttatagttcgtactaatgttgtgttgttacaccactgttccaTGATTGGAGAGAGTTGGAATTCTGCCGACATGTTTGGCCCCCGATAATCTGTGTTTTCCTGTCTCAGGTCAGGAGCATGTATTTCAGTTGCTGTCGATTGGTgctgtgttacatttttgtttctcgttattttgttgtatgttagttaggccgttaattttctcgtttgacttgttttacatttgtgattgcTGGGCCTTTTCGATCTGACTGTACTGAATGGGCTTTGCTTGTTGTTGGAGGCCGTATAGTGATCTGTAGCTGTAAAGTTATGGATCAATTGATCTCTTGctaagagttgtttcattggcaatcacccgactattcttttttataactgATTGCTTTAAATTACCATTatgtaaaaccaatacaatatAGTCAGTTAGTGGAGTCATCTGAATGTAAGAATGgttactggtttttttttcttttcttatgtcagtaaaaaaagaagttttgattgttttagAAATTCACTTAATAAACTGAACAtgctttttcatttcaatatttgCTTTTTAGCTAAAGTGCTTGTCGACTATAATGGAACAATAACGACCTTGCAATTcgtaagtttgttttttttaaattttgtttagatcttcaaaataggaaaaataaagcgttttctgtaaataaaaccATTTTGATTCCTGGAAgtaaaatattagaataaaATGTCGGCAGATATTGTCTAGTCAAATTGagacattaaaattaaaacaaaaataatgaaataaaaatgtcaatctgtTAATTGTCATGAAAAGTAGATATTTTGAGTAGTGCTTGTGTAAGGGTTACACCTCTGCCAATACAGTTTTTGTGAATATGCACGAGCGTAACAGAAATTTGAAGTCGATAATTGTACAAAGATACCAGTTTTAATTCAATTCCATCTGTTTCCTTATTCAGAAAAAATGAGGGTAGACAATACGTAAGCATGTTACCGAAACGGGAGTTGGTCATGCGTAAAAATGTGGAGAAGTCACAAGTCATCAAAGTATCAAATAGGTATGCATTCCTTACGTTAACAAGGTGTCAAAAGGTCAATTAAATCATACGTAAGCTAGGGGGCAACACAGCATGGTGTTAAAGCGAATGTTAAGTTAAGAAATGGAAAAATCCGTCGAATGGTGTCGAAAAAGATTATTAAACTAAACTGGAGGtaattatacaaaaatgtatttgaagcatgatatttaaaagaattcaaATCGGTCGTCAGTTTTGAACGAATTCGATATGGGAAACATACTggataaaacacaaataatagtATAAAGCAGAAAAAAGTAGCAAAAATAGTagcaaaaataattatttacatgATATCTACATTGAAAACTAGtacaaatcaaatatcaaacGAATAAAATCAGTCTAAGTTATACCACTTAAAATAcagaatagaaaaaataaatatacctAAAGTACtaacaacaaacaaatttaaaagtcCAAAGTCCACACAAAAAAAACTACCAACATTCCATTCATTTTGATTTGCAGACTGTATTTTAGTAGTAAAATGGTACCCAATAATACGTATTCAGTCAATACGTACATGAACTGTCTATTAAATGAAgatgtttaatgtatttttttataattaaaagactgtgtgttttgtattaaattgtatatttttgtatcaaaaaatATGATACACATATATACTTAGTTGATACAATTTCAGGAGATGTGTAATGATTCccaattaaacaataatcacTAGCGTTTAAACTTTATCAACTCATCTTTTACATCATTTCAATGGCGATGAACTCATTTTCCAATCGAAACATGAATGTGAAACGTTGGAATTTCTAACACAGAAACACAaccaataataattatataataatatagttGGACCACACATGGAGTTTATATTTAATGTCCGGTTTGCATCAGGTTGAAGTGCTTAAAACTATTGGGAAACATAAAAGTaccaaaatatagaaaactgtGAACACTCCTAAAAGGAAATAATCAAAGAATTCAGCTAACTCCTTGTTGGTGTAAGGTGTAAATGGCTTATTCCTCTCAAAGCAGACTTTTCCATCTTTTGGTTGGCCATTTTCGGAAACTTGACTGTGTTCAAGATGATCAAGATGATTAATTCTTTCGGATCTGCACTTTAATTTCAAGAACTTCCTCGCCAATGAATGCATCCATTTTGGAGCCTTGTCGTGTTCTGGTTGATGGTAGAGTCTAATGATAAATATCGTAAAGATAATCACAAGGGAAGCCATTCCTAGTGTAACTGTTAGAAAAACCACTgcaaatagaaaaagaaaaaaccgTGTTTATTTGGTAAAAAATATCACATCACAATTTAACTAATATATTGATACAATCGGAAACAACACCtttagaaaaacaaaccaacagatttaatttttacaaaatttgacaaTATGCACGCACTAGTTATTGAATAATgtcttaatttgtaatttttatcatattataaAAAGTCTACCGAATAAgttaatcaaaattttaagtCTCACGTCAATTTTTAAACTTATTCATCGATCGATGCCATTTCGTACTTGTCAGCTGATACTTAGCTTACAGTCAATTGATTACTGTTAAGAACCTTTCCAAACATCGGGGTATGATgttgattttaacatgtaaactaTGTCTACTTAACTGTCTAAACATACTGAAAAtcttgaaataaaatcaaatacatagTTTAACCAACCTGCAAAGAATTGTAAATGcatatctttaaataaaatgtaacttTACCTAACACAGAAGTATGTTTGGACGTTGTAGGCATACTGTCTGAAAATAACGTCAATAAAACCGCCAATGCAAGTAACACTGTCAGTATGTATCCGATCTTGTCTCCAGATTCAAGCGGCAGAAAAAATGTAACGAATGTTAATACGGCAGTAAGAATGGTCGGGACTAAGACACTCATTAGGTAATGACCATAATATCTTTTGAACTccattttaaagaaaagttcCGAAAACTCCAGTTCGTCTTCAGTAATAACAGCTGTTTTCTGGGAGGTTGTCACAAGGTTCCATTCTCCATTCGGTCTGTAGTCCTctaaatttatttcagttttaaagaatgttaaaaTGACGGCGTCTACAGGGAACCCCCAACTCGCTAATTCTATGTCGCAAAATTGACTGTCATATGGAAAGTACGTCACATCCATGTCACATGACGTAGACAAAACAGCTGGTGGTTCCCATCGTACTTCTCCGTCATACTGTATTCTTACTGTTTTATCTGCACCAAGATTTTTCCGTAATTCCAGAATTCTaagaaagatataaaaagttACTTCTTAGattaaagtacaaaaaacaacGATACAATGACAACGTCTTTaagttaaaaataacaatttataatttcaacttTACAATTATAAAGAAACATGTACATGCTATGACGTATGTGATTATATGCTGTTATATCACattcaatatttacaatattaaatttctacATTGATATCTACGAAAAATTATGTGtatttataatacaataaaaacaataaaattgagaaagggaatgaggaatgtgtcatagagacaacaacccgattaATAGAGAacacaacagccgaaggccacgtcttcaatgcagcgagaaacccCCGCACCCGGATCAGTCCTTCAGCTGATCCCTAAAGAAATATGTTATTAGTTCAGTAATattggacgtcatactaaactctgaatttTACACAATAAACTTAAATTAAAGATCACACTAGACTAACatagaccagaggctcctgacttgggacaggcgcaaaaatacgcggggttaaacatggttttttttaagtctCAACTCATCCTTTATTTCtatcaaatgtagaaaaaaaagcaCAACAATGCGCATAGTAAAACTCAGTctaagagaagtccgagtccaatGTCAGAACCGGTAATCAAATGCATTGTAAGAGGGCAGTATGaagtaaaaaggaaaattttgtCTTCCACTCTTTTAAATTTGAACTCATATgtcataaatgtattttcaagtACAAAACTGGAATGTGTACATGTTTTAGACACACAAAATCAACCATTCAACAATGTCAATAATCAGTGAATGTCACGGTCAGTTCAACATTCTGAAGGgtaagaaaaacaacaatttttcttaaatcagacgtgttttgttatttctatTTACTGTTAAAAAAGTGCTCAAAGTTATGTTATAATTAATAATTACTAACATTGGGCAATCTGTTTTTGTTGAACATGAATGATTCTTTTCGACGCTGAGTGtgtgaatttttaaataacttttaagaGGGTCTCAAAGATAGTTTAGTTTATTCTCATATGCCATGCGAAAGTgcaaatttttattgatttgtacGAGGGAGACTTTTTACTCTATCCTATGGCTCAGCGGGAGATTTCTGTTTTTTATGTCACCCTCTCGCATGAACTAATTAAAAGACAATGCATTGCATGCACACCAATGATACTTAAGACATAGCTAAAATTTATCGTTTTTCACCGATTGtcactttaaattaaaaaaaaaagttagttGTGTACAGCTGTAACGTTGTGTTGTAAACGACTTCatgtatcattacttttaatttaagttcaaCCATcaataatgataggacattcagcataataaattcaataacacatagctgagacgGTGATAGAGCAGATACCGCTCGAAAGAACATTGTCAAACGCGGTGCATGTTCTGGGGATAATAATCTATTCAATCATCCTCCCAATTGCAACTATGtagtatttataaattttaaaatgaatgttattttctgtattttgaaagcaagaacaaaatttaaaagtaggataaatacaaaattttttaTGACTGTAGATATCAACTATACTCGTCTCGAAAGAGTAGTAATAGCGATTTGCTTAGCATCGTacagataatatatatatatatgacgacacacaatattttttgtccaaGTGGTCCATCCTGTGAATATTTATGAcgtaaaatgtttgaaatacgTACGAATTCTGCACAATCAACTCAGGGTGCCAAACTAAATCCTCGGGTACATACATAAACTCAATACCTCCATAGGATGACTTATGCCAGGCTAATCGGCTATCTTTCCATACCTAAAATTGTCAATGCCAGGATAATATGCTTTCAATTATCGAATATGTTTTCAATTGTATCACTAAGCAatactaattatatataaaaaaaaacgtgaagATTTGTACAACAGTATAAGACATACAAATATGCgtttacatctttttttattcaccGTTTCTTCTGAGACATCGTTGAAAAAGGTGCCCGAACTGTCAGTCGAGTAATGACTTTCCTCGTCGGTGGTACATGTTGTTACCAGTTTATGATGAAAAGCATGAATAATGTCACGGGTAGTCACAACACCAGGTTCAAAgcaccatttttttaaaaatatcctgTATCAAGCCGTGAAATGtcaattgttatattatagtttgtttctctGTGTGGTATATTTGAGTGTTGTGCTTTTGTTGTGtggtagttctcctcttatatttgacgtgttttcctcagttttagtttgtaacccggatttttttattttttttctcaatcgatttatgaatttcgaacagcggtatactactgttcgTGGTTAAGGATGATAATATGGAACAATGCAGTCACATCTGATTAcaatattatcatatttatatgagtCTGTACAAGTCTGTAATTTTACTCAACAGTTTTATAATTAGATTAATATGCTGAcatatccccccccccctcaaCAAGAATTTGAACTTGCAATTGAAAAACACTACATAACCTATTGCGCTAAGTCTCATATACAGCGCTCTAGATCACTCAAACACATCCGCTCATGAAAATGATAATCTCAATAGATTTATGTGTAACTTGTCACGTCAACCGACAGAGTAATTTATTGGATATACcttgttatatacatgtaaaaacatTATAGCTGAAACCATTTATTTTATACCAGATCGTATTAAAAGGAGTATCACAAAATAACTCGAATTATTCTAAAATGCTTgttatcggtcgtcccactgtctatatcaccctgttcagctcttaatattattccgtattatgtctttgtgacgtcaaatacgttgacccggccttaataactttgacccggacatatcagcgacgtcataatgtttgaaactttgacccgaacttatcaagtcatcttctGTGTGCTGctcaaacaaagaaaacaattctAAGACACGCAAAAATAGCCCAAAAAATCGATTATccgattatctgcatattgatattgtaaaatatcagctgcttgacattacatgaaggctttttgatctcgttcgctacgctaactctacaaaaagcttcatattatgtctcacagctgatattttacgatattcACATgaagataacctgataatcggtacgtATATGTAccacaaaattgataaatgatTTGTAGAAAACTGTCGAGGAATGAGGTCTAACTAGGGCTAAAAGCAATAAGGGGAAACAGATCAAAGGGA
Coding sequences within it:
- the LOC134692353 gene encoding neuronal acetylcholine receptor subunit alpha-3-like; the protein is MKSKGFCARRGVLFILIGLDLLDLLTSYSVDDANKIHKFLFNETDDGYNRLVLPSYPVNVSAEYNFLALNALVWKDSRLAWHKSSYGGIEFIILELRKNLGADKTVRIQYDGEVRWEPPAVLSTSCDMDVTYFPYDSQFCDIELASWGFPVDAVILTFFKTEINLEDYRPNGEWNLVTTSQKTAVITEDELEFSELFFKMEFKRYYGHYLMSVLVPTILTAVLTFVTFFLPLESGDKIGYILTVLLALAVLLTLFSDSMPTTSKHTSVLVVFLTVTLGMASLVIIFTIFIIRLYHQPEHDKAPKWMHSLARKFLKLKCRSERINHLDHLEHSQVSENGQPKDGKVCFERNKPFTPYTNKELAEFFDYFLLGVFTVFYILWYNLD